In Lacrimispora indolis DSM 755, a genomic segment contains:
- a CDS encoding CarD family transcriptional regulator gives MIIYGNHGICKVTGLQDMYMDEKIRSYYVLKPIYNTASTVYVSAISNKRKTEIRHVLSADEIFSVVEKMSDEDLIWIKDNHKRKELYGQILSDGNRSELIKMIKTLRYQKQELKNINKDRKLQIFDECFLKDAEKALCEEFAYVLNIKREEVIPFIYEQKF, from the coding sequence ATCATCATATACGGAAATCATGGTATTTGTAAGGTTACCGGATTACAGGATATGTACATGGATGAAAAAATTCGTTCATATTATGTACTCAAACCCATTTACAATACTGCCTCGACAGTATACGTCTCAGCTATAAGTAACAAAAGAAAGACTGAAATTCGCCACGTTCTCTCTGCCGATGAAATTTTCTCTGTAGTTGAGAAAATGTCGGATGAAGATTTAATTTGGATTAAGGATAATCATAAGCGCAAAGAATTATATGGCCAGATTCTTTCAGATGGTAACCGTTCTGAGCTAATAAAAATGATAAAAACTTTGCGTTATCAGAAACAAGAGCTAAAAAACATAAATAAAGACAGAAAACTCCAGATTTTTGATGAATGTTTTCTCAAAGATGCTGAAAAAGCGCTTTGTGAGGAGTTTGCTTATGTATTGAACATCAAACGTGAAGAGGTTATTCCGTTTATCTATGAGCAGAAATTCTAA
- a CDS encoding cold-shock protein, giving the protein MTKGTVKWFNPQKGFGFICDEQGNDIFVHFSGLAMDGFKTLDEGQSVTFDVTEGNRGLQAVNVHTA; this is encoded by the coding sequence ATGACTAAAGGTACAGTAAAATGGTTTAATCCACAAAAAGGCTTTGGTTTTATCTGTGACGAGCAGGGCAACGATATATTCGTTCATTTCTCTGGCCTCGCGATGGACGGTTTTAAAACCTTAGACGAGGGACAGTCAGTTACATTTGATGTAACAGAAGGTAATCGAGGATTACAGGCTGTTAATGTTCATACTGCATAA
- a CDS encoding substrate-binding domain-containing protein yields the protein MNHIVNENYKIYLITMDKSDQFWRVMDNGAREMASMLGVTYEWDAPLTRDVNKQIEIFNNAVAAGANAIMLAASDPLEISMAVEEAKAKGVKIIYVDAPAFEEAVITFATDNYTAGKIAGENMFYELEEIGVKYGSIGIIGVTPENRTTVNRERGFRDYFKPFASYQILETIYTNGDPELAKQATEKYIRDNPNLVGIFSTNEGSTLGMGYALRENDINIIGIGFDITEVIQEMIKDNTIKAILVQNPFTMGYLGMAQAVAALKGFDTGPQYINTGVTVFNIYTPSRILS from the coding sequence ATGAACCATATAGTAAATGAGAATTATAAAATTTATTTAATAACCATGGATAAAAGTGATCAATTTTGGAGGGTTATGGATAATGGTGCTAGAGAAATGGCTTCTATGTTAGGTGTTACATATGAATGGGACGCCCCCTTAACGAGAGATGTAAATAAACAAATTGAAATATTTAATAATGCTGTAGCAGCGGGAGCTAATGCAATAATGTTAGCGGCGAGTGATCCTTTAGAGATTTCAATGGCAGTTGAAGAAGCGAAAGCAAAGGGTGTAAAAATCATTTATGTCGATGCACCAGCGTTTGAAGAAGCAGTCATAACCTTTGCTACAGATAATTATACAGCTGGTAAGATAGCTGGAGAAAATATGTTTTACGAATTAGAGGAGATTGGTGTCAAATATGGTTCAATAGGAATCATTGGGGTAACTCCTGAAAACAGAACGACTGTAAATCGGGAAAGGGGATTTCGCGATTATTTTAAACCGTTTGCCAGTTATCAAATATTAGAAACAATATACACGAATGGTGACCCAGAGTTAGCAAAACAAGCAACGGAAAAATATATAAGAGACAATCCCAATCTTGTTGGTATTTTTTCAACGAATGAAGGATCTACGTTAGGGATGGGGTATGCTTTGAGAGAAAATGATATAAATATTATCGGTATTGGATTTGATATCACAGAGGTAATTCAGGAAATGATAAAAGATAATACTATAAAAGCTATATTGGTACAAAATCCATTTACAATGGGCTATTTGGGTATGGCTCAGGCAGTTGCTGCATTAAAGGGATTTGATACAGGTCCACAATATATTAATACTGGAGTAACTGTATTTAATATATATACACCAAGTCGAATACTGTCATAA
- a CDS encoding DUF6176 family protein: protein MEFSPFIDVTGWARDDFGHAVTVETCGFAKIVTSTFGIPVVVDKLITEIPASAFISFYIGSTLQQLITATVFNYCKACNDSFTTKYLVISSKKVRTGLQLVGLTDPFDNYTMKLVFANRLKGGYMKQMDIKLYKLKVVKGKEKTAKEWLAFLEAHKVEGTETLKNELAYFEAYFTAVENGIMYIYMFFVAKDVSYSNTIAGNSKNELDIKHFEYMRSCIDLTAGDIMDCAFYLDNLEALNSY, encoded by the coding sequence ATGGAATTCAGTCCATTTATTGACGTGACAGGCTGGGCCAGAGATGATTTTGGCCACGCGGTCACAGTAGAAACATGTGGATTTGCCAAAATTGTTACCAGCACATTTGGAATTCCTGTTGTTGTGGATAAATTAATTACTGAAATACCAGCTTCTGCCTTCATATCATTTTACATTGGTTCTACTCTGCAGCAATTAATTACAGCCACCGTTTTTAATTATTGCAAAGCTTGTAATGATTCATTCACAACTAAATATTTAGTAATCTCTTCAAAAAAAGTTAGAACTGGTTTACAATTAGTTGGCTTGACAGATCCTTTCGATAATTATACAATGAAGTTAGTTTTCGCTAACCGCTTGAAAGGAGGATATATGAAACAAATGGATATTAAATTATACAAATTAAAAGTTGTCAAAGGTAAAGAGAAAACAGCCAAAGAGTGGCTGGCTTTTCTGGAAGCACATAAAGTCGAGGGAACTGAGACCCTTAAAAATGAATTGGCTTATTTTGAAGCCTATTTTACAGCAGTAGAAAATGGCATCATGTATATTTACATGTTTTTTGTCGCAAAAGATGTGAGCTATTCCAATACTATTGCTGGTAATAGCAAAAATGAGCTGGACATCAAACATTTTGAATACATGCGAAGTTGTATCGACCTGACCGCCGGGGATATCATGGACTGCGCTTTTTATTTGGATAACCTGGAAGCTTTAAATTCCTATTAA
- a CDS encoding LptM family lipoprotein, which translates to MKKLITLLFVLTMSVSIAACGNKETSSATEQSSQTEETSEAPAESEVKSEVEAAAVVFPDLDGFTREVQSTMGIDVTMYQAEDNSAIIVMGMPGDEETYQLFATRDAEAEALLNEAACTQLEQQLSQIIPDFKAQGKFETVEGKEAYVITANIPKEQAGAAGADIDIHYYMIATKDSIYIVIGTSLGADIVEGIKSTISLIP; encoded by the coding sequence ATGAAAAAATTAATTACACTATTATTCGTACTTACAATGTCGGTCAGCATTGCGGCCTGTGGAAACAAGGAAACATCTTCTGCGACCGAACAGTCTTCCCAGACGGAGGAAACCTCAGAAGCGCCCGCAGAGAGCGAAGTTAAAAGCGAGGTTGAAGCCGCAGCAGTCGTATTCCCTGACTTGGACGGATTCACCAGGGAAGTACAGTCCACCATGGGAATTGATGTGACCATGTATCAGGCTGAAGATAATTCCGCCATTATCGTGATGGGTATGCCAGGGGATGAGGAAACCTATCAGTTATTTGCCACCAGGGACGCAGAAGCGGAAGCACTGCTCAATGAGGCAGCTTGCACGCAGTTGGAACAGCAACTATCCCAGATCATTCCTGATTTTAAAGCACAGGGCAAATTTGAAACCGTAGAAGGCAAAGAGGCCTATGTCATCACTGCGAACATCCCTAAAGAACAGGCAGGTGCAGCAGGTGCGGACATCGACATACATTATTACATGATTGCCACCAAAGATTCTATTTACATTGTGATTGGCACATCGCTGGGTGCAGATATTGTTGAAGGAATAAAAAGTACTATCTCTTTAATTCCTTAA
- a CDS encoding IclR family transcriptional regulator codes for MDLQEKMKSYSSLKALQIIMALAERKGEVNIGDIAEITGLSPSTIHRILQELQACGFVVKNKEARQYRLGMGMMNITLKVNLSEYLLEAAKEEMKRLNELSLETIHLIAPDNDKAVYVGKLDAKNQIQLRSRIGWKIPLQCTGGGKLILAGHSKEWVENYLKYNPLKQYTDNTIMHKETLYRELELIQKQGYSLDNREHNPDIVCIAAPIFGPDGNLAGTIGISAPDYRFSPERACSFAEEVKHSAASITEKLQG; via the coding sequence ATGGACCTTCAGGAAAAAATGAAAAGTTACAGTTCGTTAAAAGCATTACAGATTATTATGGCTCTTGCAGAGCGAAAAGGAGAGGTGAATATTGGGGATATAGCGGAAATAACCGGATTAAGCCCCAGTACCATCCATCGGATTCTTCAGGAACTTCAGGCATGCGGATTTGTTGTGAAAAATAAAGAAGCAAGACAGTACAGGCTTGGAATGGGCATGATGAATATTACATTGAAAGTAAATCTGTCGGAGTACCTTCTTGAGGCAGCAAAGGAAGAGATGAAAAGGTTAAATGAGCTTTCTTTGGAAACGATCCATTTGATTGCCCCTGACAATGACAAAGCAGTATATGTGGGAAAGCTGGATGCCAAAAATCAGATTCAGCTCAGATCCAGAATTGGGTGGAAGATTCCTCTTCAGTGTACTGGCGGCGGAAAATTGATACTTGCCGGCCATAGTAAAGAATGGGTGGAAAACTATTTAAAATATAATCCGCTGAAGCAGTATACAGACAATACAATCATGCATAAGGAGACACTTTACAGAGAATTGGAATTAATACAAAAGCAGGGATATTCGCTGGATAACCGGGAACATAATCCGGATATTGTCTGTATTGCGGCACCGATATTCGGACCAGATGGCAATCTGGCAGGAACCATCGGCATTTCCGCACCAGATTACCGCTTTTCCCCGGAGAGAGCATGTTCCTTCGCAGAAGAAGTAAAACACAGTGCAGCATCAATTACAGAAAAATTACAAGGTTAG
- the ilvD gene encoding dihydroxy-acid dehydratase → MEDFSYKDDRYRSSVVVNGISMAGPRAHFRGMGLLNEELSKPFIGVINTHNEMHPGHVHLDKMAEQVKAGVLEAGGLPFEVNTISICDGFTQGHVGMCSVLPSREVIADSIEVYANAHRLDGLVLLGGCDKIVPAMLMAMLRINIPAILVTGGPMMPAVYQGKSYATYELKEMAGKLAKGEISKEEYEQMEGIMSPGPGSCAMMGTANSMSVAAEAMGLTLPGCAGAHAVSGKKKRIARQSGIEIVRLVEKQICPRDIVSQEMLELSARVCVSVGGSTNITLHYPAIAKEGKLHMTVKELGLLSKTTPYLAKIKPSGIHTMLDFDEAGGVGAVLKAFSEMVNLDLITVNGKTHRQNAESVQVWNQEIIRPVINAYAKEGSIAVLHGNLAPKGCVVKQSAVVAQMRNHRGPARCFECEEDAVTAIYSGMIKAGDVIVIRNEGPQGGPGMREMLTATAALVGMGYSETVALITDGRFSGATRGPCIGHISPETSQRGPIAALKDGDMIHIDIDEGILSVELSKKEIQERLERLPEFQYKVKEGYLYRYARDVSSADEGAILK, encoded by the coding sequence ATGGAAGATTTTTCTTATAAGGATGACCGATACAGAAGCTCTGTTGTAGTCAATGGAATAAGTATGGCAGGTCCAAGAGCGCATTTCAGAGGAATGGGACTGTTAAATGAAGAACTGAGCAAACCGTTTATTGGCGTTATTAATACTCATAACGAGATGCATCCCGGGCATGTTCATTTGGATAAAATGGCAGAACAGGTGAAAGCAGGAGTTTTAGAGGCAGGAGGTCTACCGTTCGAGGTAAATACCATTTCAATTTGTGACGGATTTACACAGGGGCACGTTGGGATGTGCAGCGTACTTCCAAGCCGTGAAGTAATTGCGGATTCCATTGAGGTTTACGCCAATGCTCACAGGCTGGACGGTCTTGTGCTTTTAGGTGGGTGTGACAAGATCGTGCCGGCTATGTTGATGGCCATGTTGCGGATCAATATACCAGCTATATTGGTTACTGGCGGACCAATGATGCCAGCCGTATATCAAGGTAAAAGTTATGCGACCTATGAATTGAAGGAAATGGCAGGGAAGCTGGCAAAAGGAGAAATATCAAAGGAAGAGTACGAACAGATGGAAGGGATTATGTCTCCGGGACCTGGCTCCTGCGCCATGATGGGAACGGCCAACAGCATGTCTGTCGCAGCAGAAGCTATGGGACTTACACTGCCGGGCTGTGCCGGTGCTCATGCGGTGTCAGGAAAAAAGAAACGGATTGCCAGGCAGAGTGGAATTGAAATCGTACGTCTTGTAGAGAAACAAATCTGTCCAAGAGATATTGTCAGCCAGGAAATGCTGGAATTGTCAGCAAGAGTATGTGTCAGCGTTGGGGGATCAACCAATATTACACTTCACTATCCGGCAATAGCCAAAGAAGGAAAGCTTCATATGACTGTAAAGGAATTGGGTCTTCTGTCAAAAACCACGCCATACCTGGCTAAGATAAAACCATCGGGAATACACACTATGCTGGATTTTGACGAGGCCGGAGGGGTAGGTGCCGTTTTAAAAGCTTTTTCGGAGATGGTTAACCTTGACCTCATAACGGTAAATGGAAAAACTCACAGACAGAATGCAGAAAGTGTGCAGGTATGGAATCAGGAAATAATCCGGCCGGTTATAAATGCATATGCAAAGGAAGGATCAATTGCCGTACTTCATGGTAATTTAGCTCCAAAAGGCTGCGTAGTCAAACAGAGTGCGGTTGTGGCACAGATGAGAAACCACAGGGGACCTGCGCGCTGCTTTGAGTGTGAGGAAGATGCGGTAACCGCAATTTACAGCGGAATGATCAAGGCAGGAGATGTAATCGTTATACGTAATGAAGGTCCTCAGGGCGGACCGGGAATGCGTGAGATGTTGACAGCGACTGCCGCGCTTGTAGGTATGGGATATTCAGAAACAGTAGCGTTAATAACGGATGGCCGTTTTTCGGGTGCTACGAGGGGACCGTGTATTGGTCACATTTCTCCGGAAACCTCCCAAAGGGGACCAATTGCCGCACTGAAGGATGGTGATATGATCCATATTGATATTGATGAAGGAATTTTGTCTGTTGAACTTTCCAAAAAAGAAATACAGGAGAGATTGGAACGTCTTCCGGAATTTCAATATAAGGTTAAGGAGGGGTATCTTTACCGTTATGCGAGGGATGTGTCTTCTGCGGATGAAGGGGCAATATTAAAGTAA
- a CDS encoding dihydrodipicolinate synthase family protein produces MKLVTLEGISAPVLTPFYENGKVNTTEYTRLIEYIAGSGIKGIFVGGTSGEFVNLRIEERKNLLLAAKEGVRKETTLLFNVTSMNEQELFSLIEWAKKKGADAVSVTAPYYHKYDEKALCQYFEKVANIAEGLPVYLYNMSGMTNNPITAKMLKEVSERCTNICGIKDSSMDFMTLLNYQAVIEREDFEVITGNDAQVLSALFAGAAGGIIAIASVYPELTLEIWNGYRNGDLEGARRAQKTVLQIRELFRSIMPTITHKEALKLKGFDMGPARFPFRDLGEEEKLCLEKGLEKLGVFEKN; encoded by the coding sequence ATGAAACTAGTAACATTAGAGGGAATTTCGGCACCAGTGCTCACCCCGTTTTATGAAAATGGTAAGGTGAATACAACAGAGTATACAAGGTTGATTGAATATATAGCTGGAAGTGGAATAAAAGGGATTTTTGTAGGAGGCACCAGCGGAGAATTTGTCAATCTCCGCATAGAAGAGCGTAAAAACCTTTTGCTGGCTGCAAAGGAAGGAGTAAGAAAAGAAACGACTTTGCTGTTTAATGTCACGTCCATGAATGAACAAGAACTTTTTTCTTTGATAGAATGGGCAAAGAAAAAAGGAGCGGATGCAGTTTCAGTGACGGCACCGTATTATCATAAATATGATGAAAAAGCACTGTGCCAATACTTTGAAAAGGTGGCAAATATTGCAGAAGGTTTGCCGGTATATCTTTATAATATGAGCGGCATGACCAACAACCCCATAACTGCCAAAATGTTAAAGGAAGTGTCAGAACGATGTACAAATATATGCGGAATCAAAGACAGCAGTATGGATTTTATGACTCTGCTGAATTATCAGGCAGTGATAGAGCGAGAGGATTTTGAAGTGATTACAGGAAATGATGCCCAGGTTTTATCAGCTCTCTTTGCAGGTGCTGCAGGTGGAATTATTGCCATTGCCAGTGTGTACCCGGAACTGACGCTGGAAATATGGAATGGCTACAGAAATGGTGATTTGGAAGGGGCAAGACGGGCGCAGAAAACGGTTTTACAGATTCGTGAATTGTTCCGTTCCATTATGCCCACGATCACACACAAGGAAGCTTTAAAACTGAAGGGGTTTGATATGGGACCGGCGCGGTTTCCGTTTAGAGATTTGGGGGAAGAAGAGAAACTATGCTTGGAAAAAGGTCTGGAAAAACTAGGAGTGTTTGAAAAGAACTAG
- a CDS encoding GntP family permease, translating into MITGIGLIIVFFIAIAILLVTIIKFKVNAFIALLVTTVGTGLMVRMPVADISKVIGDGFGNTLGSIGVIIGLGVMLGRFLYESGGIEVIADTFLKKFNGQKSRIAVSMAGFITGIPVFGDVVHIMYAPMVRVISKKTKVSIVSLCCATVCATVATGAMVVPTPNPMAVAENLHLDYGVFFLYAALAGLFGTLVGGLGYGKFLDWQDQKNHHEYAFEDIEDFEKESDSVVGIDKKPGFGVAVSILMVPIVLILFGSFGPMVLQEGSLLVTLLEFIGNKNIAMLIGVIYAALISLPYLKKTVGEVMNDAAGQVGLVLLITGSGGAFGKMLQSTGIADFIASSLLQFHIPVLVLCFIISQILRCAQGSTGVALITTSSMFAPLIAASGVSPVLCGIAICAGGIGLSLPNDSGFWAINRFYKISVEDTIRAWTIGGFITGVAALIFVCILSMFQAHLPGLL; encoded by the coding sequence ATGATTACAGGGATAGGGTTAATCATTGTCTTTTTTATTGCTATTGCAATTTTGTTGGTAACAATTATTAAATTCAAAGTAAATGCATTTATCGCTTTACTGGTGACAACAGTTGGAACTGGCCTTATGGTGAGAATGCCTGTTGCAGATATTTCTAAAGTAATTGGTGACGGATTCGGTAATACACTGGGGAGCATTGGCGTTATCATTGGTCTTGGTGTTATGCTGGGAAGATTTTTGTATGAATCCGGAGGGATCGAGGTAATCGCAGATACATTTTTAAAAAAATTCAACGGTCAGAAATCCCGGATTGCAGTATCCATGGCAGGATTTATTACTGGGATTCCTGTGTTTGGAGATGTGGTACATATTATGTATGCTCCTATGGTACGGGTGATTTCAAAAAAAACAAAAGTATCAATCGTTTCATTATGTTGTGCGACCGTATGTGCAACGGTTGCTACCGGAGCGATGGTAGTGCCAACTCCCAATCCAATGGCGGTTGCGGAGAATCTGCATCTGGACTATGGTGTGTTTTTCCTTTATGCCGCTCTTGCCGGATTATTTGGTACGCTTGTAGGCGGACTCGGCTATGGGAAATTCTTAGACTGGCAGGATCAGAAAAATCATCACGAATACGCATTTGAAGATATTGAAGATTTTGAAAAAGAAAGTGACAGTGTTGTCGGAATAGATAAAAAACCTGGCTTTGGAGTAGCGGTATCAATTTTAATGGTTCCGATTGTTTTAATCCTTTTTGGAAGTTTTGGACCAATGGTGTTGCAGGAAGGGAGCTTGCTTGTCACACTGCTGGAATTTATAGGCAATAAAAATATAGCTATGTTGATTGGTGTTATTTATGCAGCGTTGATTTCTCTGCCATATTTGAAAAAAACGGTTGGAGAAGTTATGAATGATGCGGCTGGCCAAGTAGGCCTGGTGCTTTTGATTACCGGTTCAGGCGGAGCTTTTGGGAAAATGCTTCAGTCCACAGGAATTGCTGATTTCATTGCTTCTTCTCTGCTGCAGTTTCATATTCCGGTCCTGGTTCTTTGTTTCATTATTTCACAGATACTCCGGTGTGCTCAGGGTTCTACAGGTGTTGCGTTAATTACCACCTCCTCTATGTTTGCACCACTAATTGCAGCGAGCGGTGTATCGCCAGTTCTTTGCGGTATTGCCATTTGTGCCGGAGGAATCGGTTTATCCCTGCCAAATGATTCCGGCTTTTGGGCAATTAACCGTTTTTATAAGATATCGGTAGAAGATACCATCCGTGCATGGACGATCGGTGGTTTTATTACTGGGGTGGCAGCCCTGATATTTGTCTGCATACTATCCATGTTCCAGGCGCATTTGCCAGGATTATTATAA
- a CDS encoding LysR family transcriptional regulator gives MNFNNLYYFAVLASFQHYTKAAEYLCITQPSLSHAIASLEKEYGVKLFERDGRNVKLSKYGELLNSYISKGFKEIEHGNRLLDQFAYKDAGYVDLSFLFVLGYQFVPELIKSFNRNAGYKNITINLKQYNTQDSISGLKNGGIDISLCAFISNEPTITFFPVLKQELICIVSDNHPLAGYDSVEMEQLIQYPLIKYTDAVGEIQDVIDKLFEDCSSYPQTQNFLNEEITIAGFISTGIDHCIAIVPNLELLDGFKIKKIKLNHPDAYRNIYLAVANNRPMANCVKLFYEFIIQKCT, from the coding sequence TTGAATTTTAATAATCTTTATTACTTTGCCGTATTAGCCAGTTTTCAGCATTATACAAAAGCTGCGGAATATCTCTGCATAACGCAGCCCAGCCTCAGTCATGCAATTGCTTCGTTGGAAAAGGAATATGGGGTTAAACTTTTTGAAAGGGATGGACGCAATGTAAAACTCAGTAAATACGGAGAATTGTTAAATTCATATATTTCAAAAGGATTTAAAGAAATAGAACACGGCAACCGGTTATTAGATCAGTTTGCATATAAGGATGCCGGTTATGTTGATCTGAGCTTTTTATTTGTATTGGGTTATCAGTTTGTTCCCGAATTAATTAAGAGTTTTAACCGCAATGCCGGTTATAAAAATATTACGATCAACTTGAAGCAATATAATACACAAGACAGTATTTCCGGATTAAAAAACGGCGGTATTGATATCAGTCTGTGTGCCTTTATTTCCAATGAGCCTACGATTACATTCTTTCCTGTTTTAAAACAGGAACTAATCTGTATCGTGTCAGATAACCATCCACTGGCCGGTTATGATTCTGTTGAAATGGAACAGCTGATACAGTATCCGTTAATAAAATATACGGATGCAGTAGGTGAAATTCAGGATGTGATTGATAAGCTGTTTGAAGACTGCAGCAGTTATCCGCAAACTCAGAATTTCCTAAATGAAGAAATTACCATAGCCGGTTTCATATCTACCGGTATTGATCACTGCATTGCAATTGTTCCGAATCTGGAACTGCTTGATGGATTTAAAATAAAAAAGATAAAGCTAAATCATCCGGATGCATATAGAAATATCTATCTGGCAGTTGCCAACAATCGTCCAATGGCAAATTGTGTGAAACTTTTTTATGAATTTATCATTCAAAAATGTACATAA
- a CDS encoding RidA family protein, producing the protein MNYEEKLNSAGFSLTGKGAPNVRPFESAVRTGQLVFVSGHAARVDGELIHKGVAGADVNVRQAQEAARAAFVNCLKAVKDLTGDLDEIIRIVNIKGYVASTPEFKDQPLVMNSVSDLVNQVFGEAGKHSRAAIGAASLPGGTSVEVELIVEVK; encoded by the coding sequence ATGAATTACGAGGAAAAGTTAAATAGTGCGGGCTTTTCGCTCACTGGAAAAGGAGCACCTAATGTCCGGCCATTTGAAAGTGCAGTTCGTACAGGCCAATTGGTTTTTGTCTCAGGACATGCTGCCAGAGTGGACGGAGAGCTGATTCATAAAGGAGTTGCAGGAGCAGATGTTAATGTCCGGCAGGCACAGGAAGCAGCCAGGGCTGCATTTGTCAATTGCCTGAAGGCTGTTAAGGATTTAACAGGGGATTTAGATGAAATCATCAGGATTGTCAATATCAAAGGATATGTTGCAAGCACTCCTGAATTTAAAGATCAGCCTCTTGTTATGAATTCGGTTTCAGATCTTGTGAATCAGGTGTTTGGTGAGGCAGGAAAACACAGCCGTGCAGCTATAGGCGCTGCATCACTTCCGGGGGGAACTTCAGTGGAAGTAGAACTTATTGTAGAAGTAAAATAG
- a CDS encoding aminopeptidase — MKEMSKDMPLGVKQLLTTVTHLKEDEKVLVITDDNKREIGELVYKYAKEYFETTMVVMPPTAGHGAEPTGAIAAAMKHVDVAFGCTTMSLMHSQARIEACKAGRLRWVGVQDYTLDMFETGGLTADFDEVAKVINRVAEKFHGETFTLTSEGGTNLVCSVKGRNVVIDYGTAIHPGSAAFPPNAEVALGPVEGTANGIIVIDGSIPHPQLNLIEEPIYLDVKDGMIVAVRGGREADILRKILADYHDPSVYNVGELGLGLNEKNVLCGHMAPDEGSFGNLHIGIGKNLMFGGHTDSPLHMDLVMKKITCDIDGLVIMKDGELLV; from the coding sequence ATGAAAGAAATGTCCAAAGACATGCCGTTGGGAGTAAAACAATTATTAACCACCGTTACACATTTAAAAGAGGATGAAAAGGTTCTTGTTATAACTGATGATAATAAGAGGGAAATTGGAGAACTGGTTTACAAGTATGCAAAAGAATACTTTGAAACAACAATGGTTGTAATGCCGCCCACTGCAGGACACGGTGCAGAGCCGACAGGGGCAATTGCAGCAGCGATGAAACATGTAGACGTTGCATTTGGATGTACAACCATGTCGTTGATGCATAGCCAAGCACGTATTGAAGCTTGTAAAGCAGGAAGACTGCGGTGGGTGGGAGTGCAGGATTATACACTTGATATGTTTGAGACAGGGGGACTGACTGCAGATTTTGATGAAGTTGCCAAGGTAATTAACCGGGTCGCAGAGAAATTTCATGGAGAAACCTTTACCCTTACATCAGAAGGGGGAACCAATCTGGTATGCAGTGTCAAGGGACGTAATGTGGTAATTGATTATGGTACAGCTATTCACCCGGGTTCTGCTGCATTTCCGCCTAATGCTGAGGTCGCATTAGGGCCGGTGGAAGGCACTGCCAATGGAATTATTGTAATTGACGGAAGCATCCCACATCCTCAGCTTAATCTGATTGAAGAACCAATATACTTAGATGTGAAAGATGGTATGATTGTTGCTGTCAGAGGGGGAAGAGAAGCGGACATTTTACGTAAAATATTGGCTGACTATCATGATCCGTCTGTATATAATGTGGGCGAACTCGGTCTTGGGCTTAACGAAAAAAATGTTCTTTGCGGCCATATGGCACCGGATGAAGGTTCTTTTGGAAATCTCCATATTGGAATTGGAAAAAACCTGATGTTTGGCGGACATACCGATTCTCCATTACATATGGATCTGGTAATGAAAAAGATTACCTGTGATATCGACGGACTTGTGATTATGAAAGATGGAGAACTACTGGTGTAA